A stretch of Halichondria panicea chromosome 1, odHalPani1.1, whole genome shotgun sequence DNA encodes these proteins:
- the LOC135352126 gene encoding palmitoyltransferase ZDHHC3-like isoform X2 has product MVVFHTDKLGLSVTFGVYVLMFYADYAIVYQVIEYGKHESSTSRTMQMLLTHVLLIMCIFCHLRAMLSDPGYVPLPRTKIDFSSDLEMVTTTIVNGKKKQPPAIDAWTPCSKCETYRPPRSHHCRKCRRCVRRMDHHCPWINNCVGEKNFKYFFSFVVYIAIYTLYGFILVINDWRVHYGDDKQTPADKVMTLVLFFECAIFGMFVLAVGSGQVIAILCDRNAVEIRRYGHPKRFPTTPRMVLIQGMCGRGSKLLWLVPCVAPRIPDPIPPSKYASALNASVHNV; this is encoded by the exons atggtTGTTTTCCACACGGACAAGCTCGGTCTCTCCGTGACCTTTGGTGTCTACGTCCTGATGTTTTATGCAGACTATGCCATAGTGTATCAAGTCATCGAGTACGGAAAACATGAGAG TTCTACAAGCCGCACAATGCAAATGCTACTAACTCATGTACTGTTGAtaatgtgcatcttttgtcaCCTAAGAGCAATGCTGTCAGATCCAG GTTATGTTCCATTGCCGAGGACGAAAATAGATTTTTCGTCAGATTTAGAGATGGTTACCACGACCATAGTCAATGGCAAAAAGAAA CAACCCCCAGCGATTGATGCTTGGACTCCGTGCAGTAAATGTGAGACGTATAGACCACCGCGATCACATCACTGTCG GAAGTGTCGCCGCTGTGTTCGACGGATGGATCATCACTGTCCTTGGATAAATAACTGTGTGGGAGAGAAAAACTTCAAATACTTCTTCTCATTTGTCGTTTATATTG CAATATACACACTCTATGGATTTATCCTGGTCATCAATGATTGGAGAGTGCATTATGGGGACGATAAGCAGACACCCGCTGATAA AGTGATGACACTAGTGCTGTTCTTCGAGTGTGCGATTTTCGGAATGTTTGTACTAGCAGTCGGATCAGGACAG GTCATAGCTATCTTGTGTGATCGTAATGCCGTGGAGATACGTCGCTATGGTCACCCGAAGAGGTTTCCCACCACCCCGAGAATGGTGCTTATTCAAGGAATGTGTGGAAGAG GTTCCAAACTCCTGTGGCTGGTTCCGTGTGTGGCTCCGAGGATACCCGACCCAATTCCACCATCCAAGTATGCATCAGCACTCAACGCTTCAGTTCATAATGTCTAA
- the LOC135352061 gene encoding inositol hexakisphosphate and diphosphoinositol-pentakisphosphate kinase 2-like: MNDCISEPVPRGGPRQGEAESGVKIKSENNGSVEQESDMIRRGVGHRGTGGMELGLQTVSIGVCAMNKKTLAKPMQNILTRLSSYDYIDIQIFSDEVILHQPVDEWPVVDCLVAFYSDGFPLDKAIAYVDLRQPMVVNDLQEQYTLMDRQQVYETLVKNGVEVPKHVVLNRGGAEKELEIVENDDVIEVGGQVFHKPFVEKPVSAEDHNIYIYFPSDYGGGSQRLFRKVHNRSSAYSKESSVRKDGSYIYEEFLATDGTDVKVYVVGPDYAHAEARKSPALDGKVERDGQGKEVRYPVILNAKEKLIARKVCQAFKQTVCGLDLLRANGKSYVCDVNGFSFVKNSEKYYDDCAQILLEMVTAQLAPHLFPRTPPSVEYIVDEVPQLPIPIPRDSDGLELRCVVGVIRHGDRTPKQKMKMIVTHLRFIALFKELKGFEKGQIKIKKPKLLQRVLDISRYLLEDLHNSDDPSAQEIEEAEHKLLQLRTVLEMYGKFSGINRKVQLKHVNKNCPTEDPHLLLILKWGGELTPVGQRQAEELGRAFRCMYPGGEGEYASLPGSGFLRLHSTYRHDLKVYASDEGRVQMTAAAFTKGMLDLEGNLASVLVHLVKRDQAATNMLDTSTDTRAQEAMITVKKRLHSLMRSTSDFTSTSYTELVPTEAESIKSAMKIVRNPSVMNEQLHQNISILLEEIKQLQKDSNNDNSHVLYQNEGLHLMENRWAKLVKDFKSKSGWFDISKIPDIYDCIKYDMLHNRSLHFKSAPDVTSCAMPLADIVIPQEYGITLADKVDIGKKLCTPLFRKIQADFHHTIVDEQADVLHRLDARLSKGVVSPNRHVRSRLYFTSESHIHSLVNMLRHGGLEKHLSDTSTLIKALKEINRSPEFNYLTQIIFMLFEDTSKDLQAEDRFRVDIHFSPGVKFRQEVFVDDSDTISPTSSYTNMPIKSSPDLPKYHTFVKRLPQSGHEFSRQFNKPSIEQLMMSKSAPHPRKSSLVVSKTKTCDDLTVEEDQFRRNSTGVLKANSDPLSRLMNVPELMSPMQSLDESLCSLGPSLYTSPILKRQSVPETVKPTSQYPVDKMCVGILKHNSEVTQTCTQHSKVPSGKMSHGILKPMDAEQQKKMSDNKEQLLAHSRKVSFPEKTDSNEKTPEPEILGDLSDSSVTPREQTPVSRDSSERSSISDNDRPMRKRTKPFLSDSSDLDPFDDISSADSSLQSSEVTHDDVHLASELYKFQTEVHRALEHIEKRRGSEFSESSRSSDNTISTPMSVDPSSRKTSLGVSTNSTCSTLEDAKQPRKSSVPFLSSRSDSNLALLRKVSFPLSGANHHPFQKISDDRRSPSAIHGSMERLEVLEGLEPLKKDSTNSLVSLDWDGDKAPGLVLATELASTIEPLTLVCSAPLHQINGFFTSLTSVHLNFDPIVPAVNESSTPKHRSRSTTPISIPGGHRPYRRSFSEKQIPSQVEEKNKSEHKSIAEDKKLTQVPSLDLITLVPDSGKESAHGSTSTVTKGFKSYKSV; this comes from the exons ATGAACGATTGTATAAGTGAACCTGTGCCTAGAGGAGGACCTAGGCAAGGAGAAGCTGAATCTGGAGTAAAAATAAAGTCTGAGAATAATGGTAGTGTTGAACAAGAGAGTGACATGATAAGGAGAGGTGTTGGTCACCGCGGTACCGGTGGGATGGAACTAGGTCTACAGACTGTGTCTATCGGAGTATGTGCAATGAACAAAAAG ACACTGGCCAAGCCGATGCAGAACATTCTGACAAGACTTTCTTCGTACGATTACATTGACATTCAGATCTTCAGTGATGAAGTGATCCTGCACCAGCCAGTGGACGAGTGGCCAGTAGTGGACTGTCTGGTTGCATTCTACTCTGATGGCTTCCCTCTAGACAAGGCCATTGCCTACGTAGACCTGCGTCAGCCCATGGTGGTCAACGACCTTCAAGAGCAGTACACCCTCATggacag ACAACAGGTGTACGAGACCCTCGTCAAGAACGGAGTGGAGGTACCCAAACACGTGGTCCTCAACAGGGGCGGTGCTGAAAAGGAACTAG AGATTGTTGAGAACGATGATGTAATTGAAGTGGGTGGTCAAGTGTTCCACAAACCGTTTGTTGAGAAGCCAGTCTCTGCTGAGGACCACAATATATACATCTACTTCCCCTCTGACTATGGTGGAGGATCTCAGAGGCTCTTCAGGAAG GTTCACAATCGAAGCAGTGCCTACTCGAAGGAGAGCTCTGTGCGTAAAGACGGGTCGTACATTTATGAGGAGTTTCTGGCCACTGATGGAACTGACGTCAAGGTCTACGTTGTGGGGCCAGACTATGCCCACGCAGAGGCTAGGAAGTCACCG GCACTGGACGGGAAGGTGGAGAGAGACGGTCAAGGCAAGGAGGTTCGTTATCCAGTCATTCTCAATGCCAAGGAGAAGCTCATTGCAAGGAAAGTGTGTCAGGCTTTCAAG CAAACAGTGTGTGGGTTAGACCTCCTGAGGGCCAATGGGAAGAGCTACGTGTGTGACGTCAACGGATTTAGCTTTGTCAAGAACTCTGAGAAGTACTACGATGACTGTGCTCAGATCTTGCTGGAGATGGTGACAGCTCAACTGGCCCCTCATCTCTTCCCTCGTACTCCACCCTCCGTCGAGTACATTGTCGATGAGGTACCCCAGCTGCCCATTCCCATACCAAGGGACTCGGATGG TCTTGAGCTTCgctgtgtggtgggtgtgattCGTCATGGTGACCGTACTCCCAAACAGAAGATGAAGATGATTGTCACTCACTTGAGGTTCATCGCTCTGTTCAAAGAACTCAAGGGCTTCGAGAAAGgacaaatcaaaatcaagaaaCCAAAACTACTACAA CGTGTCCTGGACATCTCTCGGTACTTGTTGGAGGACCTGCATAACAGTGACGACCCGTCAGCCCAGGAGATAGAGGAGGCAGAGCACAAGTTACTGCAGCTCAGGACTGTCCTAGAAAT gtacggGAAGTTCTCTGGGATCAACAGGAAAGTCCAGTTGAAGCACGTCAACAAGAACTGCCCCACTGAAG ATCCACACTTGCTCCTGATTCTCAAGTGGGGTGGTGAGCTGACCCCAGTGGGACAGAGACAGGCTGAGGAGCTCGGACGAGCGTTCCGTTGCATGTACCCTGGTGGAGAGGGTGAGTATGCGTCTCTGCCTGGCTCTGGGTTCCTGCGTCTCCACAGCACCTACAGACACGACCTCAAGGTCTACGCATCCGACGAGGGAAGAGTTCAAATGACGGCCGCTGCCTTCACaaag GGCATGTTGGACCTGGAGGGCAACCTTGCCTCTGTGTTGGTGCATCTGGTGAAACGAGACCAAGCTGCCACTAACATGCTCGATACCTCCACTGACACTCGGGCACAAGAGGCCATGATCACTGTCAAGAAACGTCTCCACTCTCTCATGAGGTCCACCTCTGACTTCACCTCCACCAGCTACACTGag CTCGTACCTACTGAGGCGGAGTCCATCAAGAGTGCCATGAAGATTGTTCGTAACCCGAGTGTGATGAACGAGCAACTCCATCAGAATATCAGCATCCTCCTCGAGGAAATCAAACAGTTGCAGAAAGACTCTAATAATGACAACA GTCATGTGCTCTACCAAAATGAAGGCCTCCATCTCATGGAGAATCGTTGGGCTAAACTGGTGAAGGATTTCAAGTCCAAGAGTGGCTGGTTTGATATCAGCAAGATCCCGGACATCTACGACTGTATCAAGTACGATATGCTCCACAATCGTTCCCTCCACTTCAAGTCTGCCCCAGACGTCACCAGCTGTGCCATGCCTCTCGCTGACATCGTCATCCCTCAG GAGTACGGAATAACTCTGGCGGACAAGGTTGACATTGGGAAGAAGCTCTGCACACCACTCTTTAGGAAGATCCAAGCAGACTTCCACCACACAATAGTCGACGAGCAAGCCGATGTGCTTCACCGATTGGACGCTCGACTCTCAAAGGGTGTGGTCTCTCCGAACAGACACGTCCGGTCCCGGCTGTACTTCACGAGTGAGTCCCACATCCACTCTCTAGTCAACATGTTGAGACACGGAGGACTGGAGAAG CACCTGTCCGACACGAGCACACTCATCAAAGCACTAAAGGAGATCAACCGTTCCCCAGAGTTCAACTACCTCACACAAATCATCTTCATGCTCTTTGAAGACACCTCCAAAGACTTGCAGGCCGAGGACAGGTTCAGAGTGGACATTCACTTCAGCCCTGGGGTCAAGTTCAGACAAGAAGTGTTCGTAGATGATTCAGATACTATATCCCCAACGAGCTCTTATACAAATATGCCGATAAAAAGTAGCCCCGATTTACCAAAATATCACACATTCGTGAAACGCCTTCCACAGAGTGGACACGAGTTTAGCAGACAATTTAATAAACCGTCAATCGAACAACTAATGATGTCTAAATCAGCTCCACATCCACGAAAATCAAGCCTTGTTGTAAGTAAAACAAAAACCTGTGATGACCTTACTGTTGAAGAAGACCAATTCAGAAGAAATTCTACGGGTGTTTTGAAGGCCAATAGCGATCCTCTTAGTCGACTGATGAATGTACCAGAGCTTATGTCACCAATGCAATCTTTAGACGAAAGCCTCTGTAGTTTGGGTCCATCCCTGTATACATCACCAATACTGAAACGACAATCTGTTCCAGAAACGGTGAAGCCAACGTCACAATACCCCGTAGACAAAATGTGTGTGGGCATTCTCAAGCATAATTCTGAAGTCAcacaaacatgtacacaacattCGAAGGTCCCCAGCGGAAAGATGAGTCATGGGATTCTGAAGCCTATGGACGCTGAACAACAAAAGAAGATGTCTGACAACAAAGAACAATTATTAGCACATTCTAGAAAAGTCTCGTTTCCTGAAAAAACTGACTCTAATGAAAAGACACCTGAACCAGAGATTCTAGGGGACCTTTCCGACTCGTCTGTGACACCGAGAGAACAAACACCTGTTTCACGAGATTCCAGTGAGAGAAGCAGCATTAGTGACAACGATAGACCTATGAGAAAACGAACGAAACCGTTTTTAAGTGATTCCTCCGATTTGGACCCTTTTGATGATATTAGTAGTGCTGACTCATCACTTCAATCGTCAGAAGTAACTCACGATGATGTACATTTAGCCTCTGAACTGTATAAATTTCAAACTGAAGTCCACCGAGCGCTTGAGCATATTGAAAAACGTAGAGGGTCTGAATTTTCAGAGTCAAGCCGCTCATCCGATAATACTATTTCAACGCCAATGTCTGTCGATCCTTCCAGTAGAAAGACTAGTCTGGGTGTCTCGacaaacagtacatgtagtacattgGAAGATGCAAAACAACCCAGGAAATCATCGGTTCCATTTCTAAGTAGTCGAAGTGATTCAAACCTCGCCCTGCTCCGTAAAGTTTCGTTCCCGTTAAGTGGTGCCAACCACCACCCGTTCCAGAAGATATCGGATGATCGTCGTTCCCCCTCTGCTATTCACGGGAGTATGGAACGATTGGAGGTGCTGGAAGGTTTGGAGCCGCTGAAGAAAGATTCCACCAACTCTCTTGTCAGCCTGGACTGGGATGGGGATAAAG cacCAGGTCTTGTGCTGGCCACAGAGCTAGCCTCCACCATCGAACCTCTCACTCTCGTATGTTCTGCTCCACTCCACCAAATCAATGGCTTCTTCACGTCCCTCACAAGCGTTCATTTGAACTTTGACCCAATAGTCCCAGCAGTCAATGAGTCGTCCACCCCTAAACATCGCAGTCGATCGACCACACCTATTTCAATACCCGGAGGCCACAGGCCGTACCGACGATCTTTTTCCGAGAAGCAGATACCTTCGCAAGTCGAGGAGAAGAATAAAAGTGAACATAAATCAATCGCAGAGGATAAGAAACTAACCCAAGTCCCTTCTCTCGATTTGATAACTCTCGTCCCAGACTCAGGGAAAGAGAGTGCTCATGGAAGCACTAGTACGGTCACAAAAGGATTTAAGAGTTATAAAAGTGTATAG
- the LOC135352126 gene encoding palmitoyltransferase ZDHHC3-like isoform X1 gives MVVFHTDKLGLSVTFGVYVLMFYADYAIVYQVIEYGKHESSTSRTMQMLLTHVLLIMCIFCHLRAMLSDPGYVPLPRTKIDFSSDLEMVTTTIVNGKKKVQPPAIDAWTPCSKCETYRPPRSHHCRKCRRCVRRMDHHCPWINNCVGEKNFKYFFSFVVYIAIYTLYGFILVINDWRVHYGDDKQTPADKVMTLVLFFECAIFGMFVLAVGSGQVIAILCDRNAVEIRRYGHPKRFPTTPRMVLIQGMCGRGSKLLWLVPCVAPRIPDPIPPSKYASALNASVHNV, from the exons atggtTGTTTTCCACACGGACAAGCTCGGTCTCTCCGTGACCTTTGGTGTCTACGTCCTGATGTTTTATGCAGACTATGCCATAGTGTATCAAGTCATCGAGTACGGAAAACATGAGAG TTCTACAAGCCGCACAATGCAAATGCTACTAACTCATGTACTGTTGAtaatgtgcatcttttgtcaCCTAAGAGCAATGCTGTCAGATCCAG GTTATGTTCCATTGCCGAGGACGAAAATAGATTTTTCGTCAGATTTAGAGATGGTTACCACGACCATAGTCAATGGCAAAAAGAAAGTG CAACCCCCAGCGATTGATGCTTGGACTCCGTGCAGTAAATGTGAGACGTATAGACCACCGCGATCACATCACTGTCG GAAGTGTCGCCGCTGTGTTCGACGGATGGATCATCACTGTCCTTGGATAAATAACTGTGTGGGAGAGAAAAACTTCAAATACTTCTTCTCATTTGTCGTTTATATTG CAATATACACACTCTATGGATTTATCCTGGTCATCAATGATTGGAGAGTGCATTATGGGGACGATAAGCAGACACCCGCTGATAA AGTGATGACACTAGTGCTGTTCTTCGAGTGTGCGATTTTCGGAATGTTTGTACTAGCAGTCGGATCAGGACAG GTCATAGCTATCTTGTGTGATCGTAATGCCGTGGAGATACGTCGCTATGGTCACCCGAAGAGGTTTCCCACCACCCCGAGAATGGTGCTTATTCAAGGAATGTGTGGAAGAG GTTCCAAACTCCTGTGGCTGGTTCCGTGTGTGGCTCCGAGGATACCCGACCCAATTCCACCATCCAAGTATGCATCAGCACTCAACGCTTCAGTTCATAATGTCTAA
- the LOC135352106 gene encoding cilia- and flagella-associated protein 45-like, which translates to MAMMPTSTTSLDCSVKSARSKYKKQKFKRKSAVDETLFGPPARLSQMTGNRSWGSSSTPSVSTSDGVKTRGQRVSNDPEVIQVISKDLIRKIKVPGTPDPSGFTVILDRDEFSKIRTRSNVLSEAEKKKRAAAAKEDKNTKLEAVQLRKQEMQHLEMTRKKNEKPSDLDQENQEMGSELLAKAKYMMEEQDDEVKKLNELILNAKCHAIRDAQLREKKEMERAMKDEELRLDDMMEIDRIKSLRDYEQKQNSKAQQRRRGAGMIREQIEDREQRRLLEAEKKDQETQSMLHYLERLQQEDMDNLVKKREAQASLMEDVALCNEEIQRQKLEQREQLKMEDIRVMEYIKEKQQREEEQQAEQEAAKAEKEKEIARLRAQQERANDKQAEKDALRAKRRHEEFERMWRKKEQEEARKKADTEHMLIDSRNRQIQNKEHLLAMQAQRDRTEFERVLQVQQELVNTDKSKQATDAQRRHAHAEEIRKQVRKKEEERIGARRGFFEEGNKLDQEAKDRRKKLDEIKQRKLAELRAAGIPDKYCAEVSRKITAPPASFTMLT; encoded by the exons ATGGCTATGATG CCTACAAGTACCACTTCTCTGGACTGCTCTGTGAAGTCTGCACGCTCCAAGTACAAGAAACAGAAGTTTAAGAGAAAATCGGCCGTG GATGAGACTCTGTTTGGGCCACCTGCTCGACTGTCACAGATGACGGGTAATCGTTCGTGGGGGAGTTCCTCTACTCCCTCTGTCTCCACGTCTGACGGGGTGAAGACTCGAGGGCAAAGGGTCAGCAATGATCCAGAGGTGATTCAAGTCATCTCCAAGGACCTCATCAGGAAGATCAA GGTCCCCGGCACGCCAGACCCCTCTGGCTTCACCGTGATTCTGGACAGAGATGAATTTTCAAAGATTCGGACTCGCTCAAATGTACTCAGTGAGGCCGAGAAGAAGAAACGAGCAGCGGCAGCAAAGGAGGACAAGAACACCAAACTGGAGGCGGTCCAGTTACGCAAACAGGAGATGCAACATCTTGAAATGACTCGAAAGAAGAATGAAAAACCCTCAGATCTAGATCAG GAGAATCAGGAGATGGGATCAGAGCTACTGGCTAAAGCCAAGTACATGATGGAGGAGCAAGACGACGAAGTAAAGAAACTGAACGAGCTCATTCTAAACGCTAAGTGTCATGCCATCCGTGATGCACAGCTGAGAGAGAAAAAGGAGATGGAGAGAGCCATGAAGGATGAGGAGTTGAGACTGGATGATATGATGGAGATTGATCGAATCAAATCTCTGCGAGATTACGAACAAAAACAGAATAGCAAGGCTCAGCAGAGGCGCAG AGGTGCTGGGATGATCCGGGAGCAGATAGAGGATCGTGAGCAGCGGCGGCTATTGGAGGCAGAAAAGAAAGACCAGGAGACTCAGAGCATGCTGCATTATCTGGAGAGACTGCAACAAGAGGACATGGACAATCTGGTGAAGAAGAGGGAGGCTCAAGCAAGCCTCATGGAGGATGTAGCCTTGTGCAATGAG GAGATCCAGCGCCAGAAGCTGGAGCAGAGGGAACAGTTGAAAATGGAGGACATTCGTGTGATGGAGTATATCAAAGAGAAGCAACAACGCGAGGAAGAGCAACAAGCTGAACAGGAGGCAGCAAAGGCAGAAAAGGAGAAAGAGATTGCTCGGCTCAGGGCTCAGCAGGAGAGGGCAAATGACAAGCAGGCTgagaag GATGCTCTGAGGGCCAAGCGTCGCCACGAGGAGTTTGAGAGAATGTGGCGAAAGAAAGAACAGGAGGAGGCTAGGAAGAA GGCTGACACTGAGCACATGTTGATTGATTCTCGAAATAGACAGATCCAGAACAAGGAGCATTTACTGGCAATGCAGGCTCAGAGGGACAGGACAGAGTTTGAGAGAGTCCTCCA GGTGCAACAGGAGCTGGTGAATACGGACAAGAGCAAGCAGGCTACCGATGCCCAGCGTCGTCACGCACACGCAGAGGAGATTCGCAAACAAGTGAGGAAGAAAGAGGAGGAGAGGATTGGTGCTCGGAGGGGATTCTTTGAGGAGGGTAATAAACTGGACCAGGAGGCAAAGGACAG ACGCAAGAAATTGGACGAGATCAAGCAGCGCAAGCTGGCAGAGTTGAGAGCAGCTGGCATCCCCGACAAGTACTGTGCCGAGGTCAGCAGGAAGATCACTGCCCCGCCCGCTTCCTTCACCATGTTAACATAA
- the LOC135352067 gene encoding gamma-secretase-activating protein-like: protein MAASTVMSPEPLLTFTEVFDFKKFARDHLSKTSAESARLIGQERDGSILFAWDQKNNVGDRTTNIGLYQKNMSSFLTVFQHDTMANIVSATINADRTLLVYTVETTEQEETILYDSFIVEIKPQNRVFTLNLTGSDFRKIQFIYPEGNLSSKSTRSQQVSLLLVVVPTVFVGLYKIKMQATRDGAVMATQPDKQTILKNFIWYQWDPNTQYLYHARFETATTREQAVIGGQNTLMLNCTRFLNESHHLVFIVPLPLPYNVSLYTRSTTFYQSPFSLTLPVREINLQILHRRDGFWCACLQHCTGWSPDPQSTSTESSTACKIDYSVFLFHNSHVMYGQVPMSVPADQSLYVHFMLIGSFVVAYIPGFMLHLLNVGPRVDPCHHLTFGPDHSLFLPKQPEGVNDKIDDVAQSSVSLTSAVSFSLSGDYSIPVIDVNSSVIYNCSLDAAGFLTLFKQCKNPEMMEDLLHLVIVGLSNPGMAMSMIEHVCRTPMSFSDHKLFAEFLIASSFANIHLEARQFIVRQLPLTMSPTFQGKVYKNEDGVKLAYLKISFMKSFVKQLLVQSNQKLVAPDSELLLNHSPNPDETYETLCFNAVINQSKYTRIDMRALSLQVTETQQAGSASPGSSRDKNSSKKKPASKTMGTSTGIFHKISSTLGRKQPSLSQSLSIHNGKDPQEMLWFLDSDDDILDDVSADGAQVRERMLATMAKDLPLRAKNVVYNTNLKYYAELQRQSCNLLLTIWSALGFSVDSHPLQMIICRSPSPKEQIFHELLEAYLLAHLEIGLHPPSGFHTLYNSMVFMCLDRSLFLQHLYNGALTPTRRFVDMLLEDCQEDDAEIVFQIFNGLEYRLAEYALERWRDPTFVTLVGNSKTQVKDKSRH, encoded by the exons atggctgcaagtaCAGTCATGTCCCCTGAGCCTCTACTGACGTTCACAGAAGTATTCGACTTCAAGAAGTTCGCCAGAGACCATCTCTCCAAGACGTCCGCTGAGTCGGCTCGTCTGATTGGTCAAGAGCGAGACGGCAGCATCCTCTTTGCGTGGGACCAGAAAAACAATGTTGGAGATAGGACGACGAATATCGGGCTATATCAGAAAAACATGTCCTCTTTTCTCACCGTCTTTCAGCACGATACGATGGCTAATATCGTATCAGCCACTATCAATGCAGACCGTACACTACTAGTGTACACAGTCGAAACAACAGAGCAAGAAGAAACAATTTTATACGATAGTTTCATTGTCGAGATAAAGCCCCAGAATCGAGTTTTCACTCTAAATCTCACCGGGAGTGATTTTCGAAAGATTCAATTCATATATCCAGAGGGAAATTTGTCAAGTAAATCCACGCGTAGTCAACAAGTTTCGCTGCTACTAGTCGTTGTCCCGACCGTCTTTGTTGGTCTGTACAAGATCAAGATGCAAGCCACTCGAGACGGTGCCGTCATGGCAACGCAACCGGACAAACAAACGATACTCAAGAATTTCATCTGGTACCAATGGGACCCCAACACCCAGTACCTGTATCACGCAAGGTTCGAAACTGCGACCACTCGTGAACAAGCAGTGATCGGAGGTCAAAACACACTCATGCTCAATTGCACCAGATTTTTGAATGAATCCCACCATCTTGTTTTCATCGTCCCTCTGCCACTGCCCTACAACGTGTCTCTGTACACCAGGTCTACAACATTCTACCAGTCACCCTTCTCACTCACTCTACCAGTTCGAGAAATTAATTTGCAAATTTTGCATCGTCGCGATGGCTTTTGGTGCGCCTGCTTGCAACACTGTACTGGGTGGAGCCCCGATCCACAATCGACAAGTACCGAATCTTCTACGGCTTGCAAAATCGACTACTCCGTTTTTCTATTTCACaacagtcatgtgatgtacGGCCAAGTCCCTATGTCTGTGCCGGCTGACCAGAGCCTATATGTACACTTCATGCTGATTGGATCGTTTGTGGTTGCCTACATTCCCGGGTTCATGCTTCACCTGCTCAACGTTGGCCCGAGGGTGGATCCATGTCATCATCTCACGTTCGGACCAGACCACTCCCTCTTCCTCCCCAAACAGCCTGAGGGCGTGAATGACAA gatTGACGATGTGGCTCAAAGTTCTGTGTCTCTCACCAGTGCGGTCAGCTTCTCTCTCTCTGGTGATTACAGTATACCCGTTATTGACGTCAACTCGAGCGTCATCTACAATTGTTCACTGGATGCAGCCGGCTTTCTGACTCTATTTAAGCAGTGCAAGAACCCGGAAATGATGGAAGATCTGCTCCATCTTGTCATCGTGGGACTATCAAATCCGGGCATGGCAATGTCAATGATTGAGCACGTCTGTCGGACGCCGATGAGTTTCAGCGATCACAAATTGTTTGCCGAGTTTTTAATTGCCTCCAGTTTTGCTAACATCCATCTTGAAGCGAGGCAGTTTATCGTTCGGCAACTACCACTTACGATGTCACCAACATTTCAAGGGAAAGTGTACAAAAATGAAGACGGCGTCAAGCTTGCTTATCTCAAAATCTCCTTCATGAAGTCGTTTGTGAAGCAGCTTCTGGTTCAATCCAATCAAAAGCTCGTGGCCCCTGATTCAGAGCTGTTGCTCAACCACTCCCCCAACCCTGACGAAACGTACGAAACACTCTGTTTCAATGCCGTCATCAACCAAAGCAAGTACACACGTATCGATATGCGTGCTCTCTCACTGCAAGTCACCGAGACACAACAAGCAGGCTCGGCCAGCCCTGGAAGCAGTCGCGATAAAAACAGCTCTAAGAAAAAACCAGCGTCCAAAACTATGGGCACGTCTACTGGAATATTTCACAAAATCTCTTCAACTCTGGGCAGAAAGCAACCCAGCCTCAGTCAATCACTCTCCATACACAATGGTAAGGACCCTCAGGAGATGCTCTGGTTTCTCGATTCTGACGACGACATCTTGGATGATGTCAGTGCAGACGGAGCTCAGGTTAGAGAACGAATGCTCGCTACGATGGCCAAGGACTTACCTCTGAGAGCCAAGAACGTGGTGTACAACACAAACTTAAAGTACTACGCTGAGTTACAGAGACAGTCGTGTAATCTGCTACTCACGATTTGGTCTGCACTCGGCTTCAGCGTCGACAGCCACCCACTGCAGATGATCATCTGCCGTTCCCCTTCGCCCAAAGAGCAGATTTTTCACGAGCTTTTGGAGGCCTATCTTTTAGCGCATCTTGAGATCGGCTTGCACCCACCGTCTGGTTTTCACACACTCTACAACTCTATGGTTTTCATGTGTCTCGATCGATCGCTGTTTCTTCAACATCTGTACAACGGTGCACTCACTCCGACAAGACGTTTCGTCGATATGCTATTGGAAGATTGTCAAGAAGATGATGCCGAAATCGTGTTTCAAATTTTCAATGGACTCGAGTATCGACTGGCAGAGTACGCCCTCGAGCGATGGCGTGACCCGACCTTTGTCACCCTAGTGGGTAACAGCAAGACACAGGTCAAAGACAAATCTAGGCattag